In Erigeron canadensis isolate Cc75 chromosome 6, C_canadensis_v1, whole genome shotgun sequence, the following are encoded in one genomic region:
- the LOC122604559 gene encoding uncharacterized protein LOC122604559, which translates to MGQNHNQNLNKSPNTSSSKAGSMTHKRCYKCQGLGHIATACPNRQIITIVEEDHGPVFDEYGDDNEEHVSDKEEVTYGDCGEALVVRRTLSLATEDELWLRHNIFHTKCTCEGKVCNVIIDGGSCENVVSTTMVHKLNLKTEDHPHPYKLSWFKKGNEVKVTKRCLVKFSIGKRYADEILCDVVPMDACHLLLGRPWQFDRKAKHDGYKNTYTFQKEGMTIILGPSDLRKEMKSYLLSRADFLAEVHNATCMFAMVVLESNNIVTNIPYQITSLLEEFQDVVPAELPSRLPPMRDIQHCIDFVPGFVIPHKAAYRMNPKEHEELQRQVLELLDKGCIRESLSPCAIPHFAIPRFDDLIDQLHGATIFSRIDLRSGYHQIRVRPGDEWKMTFKTHDGLYEWMVMPFGLSNAPSNFMRLMNQVFRSFIGKFLVIYFDDILVFSTSLDFHIHHLRQVFEVLQAQKLYANIKKRHFLSNEVLFLGYIVSKEGIRMDPDKVEAIISWPTPKNIHEIRSFHGLASFYRRFICNFSTIISPITECLKGNKFCWTQEADEAFGVLKKKSEVEHWHHYLISKEFILYSDHEALKYINGQQNLRLRHAKWVEYLQVYSFSIKHKAGELNKVADALSRRHALLSTMQVQAVGFESLKEFYGDDSNFASIWHKFQDKPYQHFIIQDGFLFKGNRLCIPKCSLRESIILEAHAGGLAGHFGINKIRSHNRTTWKTPFEVVYGVNPITPLDLTPLLTSTNFSSDGEERARQVKELHEQVRANIEKNNLKYKEHVNKRRKQVIFEDGDLVWIRLGKERFPASRFGKLQPRADGPFRVLKRINENAYKIALPGKYNVSATFNVSDLSPYVTDEEASSTEAIDNDQPDSRANLFLAGEYGVKKE; encoded by the exons ATGGGTCAAAATCATAACcagaatctaaacaaaagtCCAAACACAAGCTCTAGCAAAGCAGGGTCGATGACACATAAGCGGTGCTACAAGTGTCAGGGTCTTGGGCATATTGCTACAGCTTGTCCAAACCGACAAATCATTACAATTGTAGAAGAAGATCATGGTCCCGTATTCGATGAATATGGGGATGATAATGAGGAGCATGTTTCTGATAAAGAAGAGGTTACTTATGGTGACTGTGGGGAGGCGTTAGTGGTTAGGAGAACCTTAAGTCTGGCAACAGAAGATGAATTATGGCTGAGACACAACATTTTCCATACTAAATGTACTTGTGAAGGTAAGGTCTGCAATGTCATTATAGATGGAGGTAGCTGTGAAAATGTAGTTTCCACAACCATGGTTCATAAGCTGAACTTAAAGACCGAAGATCATCCCCACCCTTATAAATTGTCATGGTTTAAGAAGGGCAATGAAGTGAAGGTAACTAAGAGGTGCTTGGTGAAATTCTCTATCGGGAAGAGGTATGCTGATGAGATATTATGCGATGTGGTCCCAATGGATGCTTGTCATCTTTTACTTGGCAGACCGTGGCAATTCGACCGCAAGGCAAAACATGATGGTTATAAGAACACATATACTTTCCAGAAGGAAGGTATGACTATTATCCTTGGTCCATCTGATCTTAgaaaagagatgaaaagttaTTTATTGTCCCGGGCAGATTTTCTTGCTGAAGTACATAATGCAACATGTATGTTTGCCATGGTTGTTTTGGAGTCTAACAACATTGTTACCAATATTCCTTATCAAATCACATCATTACTAGAAGAATTTCAGGACGTGGTACCGGCTGAGTTACCATCAAGGCTACCCCCTATGCGCGACATTCAACATTGTATAGACTTTGTACCAGGTTTTGTTATTCCTCACAAAGCCGCATATAGAATGAATCCTAAAGAACATGAAGAGTTGCAAAGACAAGTACTGGAGCTGCTAGATAAAGGATGTATTAGAGAAAGTTTGAGCCCGTGCGCAATACCA CACTTTGCGATTCCGAGGTTTGATGACCTCATTGACCAGTTACATGGAGCAACAATATTTTCAAGGATTGATCTGCGTAGTGGGTACCATCAGATTCGAGTCAGACCTGGAGATGAGTGGAAGATGACATTTAAAACTCACGATGGGTTATACGAGTGGATGGTGATGCCGTTCGGGTTGTCTAACGCCCCAAGTAATTTTATGCGCCTAATGAATCAGGTTTTTCGGTCATTTATTGGTAAGTTTTTGGTTATATATTTCGATGACATATTAGTGTTTAGCACCAGTCTGGATTTTCACATTCATCATCTCAGACAAGTCTTTGAGGTCTTACAAGCTCAAAAACTATATGCTAACATTAAAAAGCGTCATTTTCTTTCCAATGAAGTATTGTTTTTGGGGTATATTGTGTCTAAAGAAGGTATTCGTATGGACCCCGATAAGGTTGAGGCTATCATTAGTTGGCCAACACCAAAGAACATTCATGAGATCCGTAGCTTTCATGGCCTCGCTTCATTCTATCGACGATTTATTTGCAACTTTAGTACCATCATATCACCAATCACAGAGTGTTTAAAGGGCAACAAATTTTGTTGGACACAAGAGGCTGATGAAGCTTTCGGGGTACTGAAAAAGAAG TCAGAAGTGGAACATTGGCACCATTACCTTATCTCTAAGGAGTTCATTTTGTATTCCGACCATGAGGCGCTAAAGTACATCAACGGACAACAGAACTTGAGGCTGCGTCATGCTAAATGGGTCGAATACTTACAAGTTTATAGTTTTTCAATCAAGCACAAGGCTGGAGAACTTAATAAGGTAGCTGATGCTTTAAGCCGCCGCCATGCACTGCTGTCAACTATGCAAGTTCAAGCTGTCGGGTTCGAATCATTGAAGGAGTTCTATGGTGATGATTCAAACTTTGCTAGTATATGGCACAAGTTTCAGGACAAACCCTATCAACATTTTATCATACAAGATGGGTTTCTTTTCAAGGGTAACCGACTATGCATTCCTAAATGTTCATTACGAGAGTCAATCATATTAGAGGCTCATGCTGGAGGATTAGCAGGACATTTTGGGATTAACAAGATCAG ATCGCATAATCGTACCACATGGAAGACTCCATTTGAAGTTGTATATGGTGTGAATCCCATTACTCCACTCGACCTCACACCACTATTGACTTCCACTAACTTTAGTTCTGATGGTGAAGAGCGTGCTCGACAGGTTAAAGAATTGCATGAACAAGTTCGCGCCAATATTGAGAAAAATAATCTGAAGTATAAGGAACATGTTAATAAACGTCGCAAGCAAGTCATCTTTGAGGATGGAGATTTAGTATGGATTCGACTCGGTAAAGAGAGATTCCCAGCTAGCAGGTTTGGAAAGTTACAACCCCGAGCTGATGGACCGTTTCGAGTACTAAAACGAATTAATGAGAATGCTTACAAGATCGCCTTACCTGGAAAGTACAATGTATCAGCGACATTTAATGTGTCAGATTTATCTCCTTATGTCACAGATGAAGAAGCCAGCAGCACAGAGGCCATTGATAATGATCAGCCAGATTCGAGGGCAAATCTTTTCTTAGCAGGGGAGTATGGTGTAAAAAAGGAGTAA
- the LOC122605437 gene encoding early nodulin-20-like encodes MTMSTCTMLKYLLLVAIFTTSCIAQIPPTATPTISPTASPTPAPVVTPPSPSPTPVPAPAPAPAVPSPSPTPTAVPSPAPSSPSPVPSDIVPSPGPSTGPPADGPPSGTFADGWVNKAVITGTALAGVCLSVTLM; translated from the coding sequence ATGACAATGTCTACTTGTACAATGTTGAAATATTTGTTGCTAGTTGCAATATTCACTACCTCATGCATTGCACAAATACCTCCAACTGCCACTCCAACAATCTCACCAACTGCCAGCCCTACACCGGCACCCGTCGTCACACCGCCTTCTCCCTCTCCTACACCCGTCCCGGCCCCTGCCCCTGCCCCCGCTGTCCCTTCGCCATCACCGACACCAACTGCCGTACCATCACCCGCACCTTCTTCTCCTTCCCCGGTTCCTTCTGATATTGTCCCTTCACCTGGTCCTTCCACCGGTCCACCAGCTGACGGCCCACCTAGTGGCACATTTGCTGATGGTTGGGTCAATAAAGCCGTCATCACCGGGACCGCACTTGCTGGAGTATGTCTTTCTGTCACTTTAATGTGA
- the LOC122603829 gene encoding esterase AGAP003155-like — protein sequence MENEMNRKKQLKVLCLHGFRTSGKILQKLVERWPQPLLEKLDLVFMDAPYPARGKSDVDGIFEPPFYEWFQSDLEFKEYYNFEECMAKIQEFMVNHGPYDGILGFSQGAMLTAAIPGMQKKGVALTEVPKVKFVIVISGAKFGGTKFGTPKLTADSFSTPVTTPSLHLIGEEDFMKQENIDLLESFLDPVVIKHPKGHTIPRLDDKSLEIFCNFISKFHELS from the exons ATGGAAAATGAGATGAATAGGAAAAAACAACTCAAAGTATTATGTCTACATGGGTTCAGAACAAGTGGAAAAATACTGCAAAAACTAGTGGAAAGATGGCCACAACCTTTGCTAGAGAAACTAGACCTTGTTTTCATGGATGCCCCTTACCCGGCTCGAGGGAAGTCCGATGTTGATGGAATTTTCGAACCACCTTTTTACGAATGGTTTCAATCTGATCTG GAGTTTAAAGAGTATTATAACTTTGAAGAATGTATGGCAAAAATACAAGAGTTTATGGTGAATCATGGACCTTATGATGGAATTCTTGGTTTTTCCCAG GGAGCAATGTTAACGGCGGCAATACCAGGGATGCAAAAGAAAGGGGTGGCTCTAACCGAAGTTCCAAAGGTGAAGTTTGTGATAGTAATATCAGGGGCTAAATTTGGTGGTACAAAGTTCGGGACTCCTAAACTTACAGCTGATTCCTTCTCAACTCCGGTCACTACTCCATCTCTACACCTTATTG GAGAGGAGGATTTCATGAAGCAAGAGAACATTGATTTACTAGAATCCTTCCTGGACCCTGTTGTCATTAAGCATCCAAAGGGGCACACAATACCAAGGCTAG ACGATAAAAGCTTAGAGATCTTCTGCAACTTCATCTCCAAATTTCACGAGTTATCCTGA